A DNA window from Enterobacter cloacae subsp. cloacae ATCC 13047 contains the following coding sequences:
- a CDS encoding NAD-dependent succinate-semialdehyde dehydrogenase: MTTQALQDHILFQTGYLVNGIWKPLDTTFDVLNPATGDVIAKVAKAGKAETEEAIAAAAKAFPAWRAKTAKERSTILYRWYELIIENKSWLGRLMTTEQGKPLKEAEGEVEYAASFIQWFAEEAKRANGEIIPPIKPGSRILATREPVGVVAAITPWNFPMAMLTRKLGPALAAGCTGVIKPANNTPLSAFALLTLAKQAGVPDGVLNAVAGNTHEISDAIMASHEVRKISFTGSTSVGKTLVRNAADTMKKVSMELGGNAPYIVFEDADIDAAVKGAIANKFRNAGQVCVSVNRFYIQETVYDKFVNKLADAVNALKVGNGLEDGVVVGPLIEPSAVNKVREHVEDAVARGATVLAGGKPHPLGGNFWMPTVLGDCHEGMKLAEEETFGPVAACFRFTSEDEVIQRANNTPYGLAAYFYTQNLSRVFRVSQAIESGMIGINECAVSTELGPFGGVKESGLGREGSVLGLEEYLEVKTLHIGGL; the protein is encoded by the coding sequence ATGACTACCCAGGCGCTTCAGGACCACATTCTTTTTCAGACCGGTTATCTGGTTAACGGCATATGGAAACCGCTGGACACGACGTTTGATGTGTTGAACCCGGCTACCGGTGATGTTATCGCCAAAGTGGCGAAAGCCGGTAAAGCAGAAACCGAAGAGGCGATTGCCGCCGCCGCGAAAGCCTTCCCGGCCTGGCGGGCCAAAACCGCGAAAGAGCGCTCGACCATTCTCTATCGCTGGTATGAACTGATTATTGAGAATAAAAGCTGGCTTGGTCGGTTAATGACCACCGAACAGGGCAAACCCCTGAAAGAAGCTGAAGGCGAGGTGGAGTACGCCGCCAGTTTTATTCAGTGGTTTGCCGAAGAGGCCAAGCGTGCTAACGGTGAAATTATTCCGCCGATCAAACCGGGCTCCCGCATTCTGGCTACCCGTGAGCCTGTGGGAGTGGTGGCGGCAATTACACCGTGGAACTTCCCGATGGCGATGCTCACCCGTAAGCTTGGTCCGGCGCTGGCCGCGGGGTGTACCGGGGTCATCAAACCGGCAAACAACACCCCGCTCAGCGCGTTTGCGCTGCTCACGCTGGCGAAACAGGCCGGTGTGCCGGATGGCGTCCTCAACGCCGTGGCCGGTAATACGCATGAGATCAGCGACGCGATTATGGCGAGCCACGAGGTGCGGAAAATCTCGTTTACCGGCTCCACTTCCGTCGGCAAAACGCTGGTGCGTAACGCCGCGGACACCATGAAAAAAGTTTCGATGGAGCTGGGGGGGAATGCCCCGTATATCGTGTTTGAAGATGCGGACATCGATGCTGCCGTCAAAGGGGCGATCGCCAACAAATTCCGTAATGCCGGACAGGTCTGCGTCAGCGTTAACCGCTTCTATATTCAGGAAACCGTCTACGACAAGTTTGTGAACAAACTGGCCGATGCGGTGAACGCGCTGAAGGTGGGAAATGGTCTGGAAGACGGTGTGGTCGTAGGCCCGCTGATTGAACCCTCCGCGGTGAACAAAGTGCGCGAGCATGTGGAAGACGCTGTTGCCCGGGGGGCGACTGTCCTGGCGGGCGGTAAACCACATCCGCTTGGGGGCAATTTCTGGATGCCCACCGTGCTTGGCGACTGTCATGAAGGCATGAAACTGGCGGAAGAAGAGACGTTTGGTCCCGTTGCCGCCTGCTTCCGTTTCACTTCTGAAGATGAAGTCATCCAGCGCGCCAACAACACGCCTTATGGTCTGGCGGCTTACTTTTATACTCAGAATCTGTCGCGCGTTTTCCGCGTCTCGCAGGCAATCGAAAGCGGGATGATTGGGATTAATGAGTGCGCCGTTTCCACGGAGCTTGGACCTTTTGGTGGGGTAAAAGAGTCTGGCCTGGGTCGAGAAGGGTCCGTGCTGGGGCTGGAAGAGTATCTGGAAGTCAAAACCCTGCATATCGGGGGATTATAA
- the aaeA gene encoding p-hydroxybenzoic acid efflux pump subunit AaeA, with product MKTLTRKISRTAITMALVILAFIAIFRAWVYYTESPWTRDARFSADVVAIAPDVAGLITAVNVHDNQLVKKDQVLFTIDQPRYQKALEEAEADVAYYQALAAEKRREAGRRNQLGVQAMSREEIDQSNNVLQTVLHQLAKAQATRDLAKLDLERTVIRAPADGWVTNLNVYAGEFITRGSTAVALVKQNSFYVLAYMEETKLEGVRPGYRAEITPLGSNRVFKGTVDSVAAGVTNSSSSNDAKGMATVDSNLEWVRLAQRVPVRIHLDEQQGNLWPAGTTATVVITGEKDRDASQDSIFRKIAHRLREFG from the coding sequence GTGAAAACGCTAACAAGAAAAATCTCCCGCACCGCCATCACCATGGCGCTGGTTATCCTCGCGTTCATCGCTATTTTTCGCGCCTGGGTCTATTACACCGAATCACCGTGGACGCGTGACGCGCGTTTTAGCGCCGATGTCGTGGCGATCGCCCCCGACGTGGCCGGTCTTATCACGGCGGTTAACGTCCACGATAACCAGCTGGTGAAGAAAGACCAGGTGCTGTTCACCATTGACCAGCCGCGTTACCAGAAAGCACTGGAAGAAGCGGAAGCGGATGTCGCCTATTACCAGGCGCTGGCTGCGGAGAAACGCCGTGAGGCGGGCCGCCGTAACCAGCTGGGGGTTCAGGCGATGTCCCGGGAAGAGATCGATCAGTCTAACAACGTGCTGCAAACCGTGCTGCATCAGCTGGCAAAGGCGCAGGCGACGCGCGACCTGGCGAAGCTCGATCTGGAGCGTACCGTGATCCGCGCACCTGCCGATGGCTGGGTCACCAACCTGAATGTCTATGCCGGGGAGTTTATCACCCGCGGTTCAACCGCCGTGGCGCTGGTGAAACAAAACTCATTCTATGTGCTTGCCTATATGGAAGAGACCAAACTGGAAGGCGTTCGTCCGGGCTACCGCGCAGAGATCACGCCGCTTGGCAGCAACCGCGTCTTTAAAGGTACCGTAGATAGCGTTGCGGCTGGCGTCACCAACTCCAGCAGCTCCAATGATGCTAAAGGGATGGCGACGGTTGATTCCAACCTGGAATGGGTGCGCCTGGCCCAGCGTGTGCCGGTACGTATTCATCTGGACGAACAGCAGGGCAACCTGTGGCCTGCGGGCACAACCGCGACGGTGGTGATCACCGGTGAGAAAGACCGGGACGCCAGCCAGGACTCTATTTTCCGTAAAATCGCCCATCGTCTGCGCGAGTTTGGTTAA
- a CDS encoding barstar family protein translates to MKTYTFDFDEIDSQEDFYREFIRAFDLERESVTNLDMLWDVVTGSQLPLPLEIEFIHLPDKLRRRFGALILLFDEAEEELEGQLRFNARH, encoded by the coding sequence ATGAAAACCTATACCTTTGATTTTGACGAGATCGACAGTCAGGAAGACTTCTATCGTGAATTTATCCGGGCGTTTGATCTGGAACGGGAAAGCGTCACGAATCTGGATATGCTGTGGGATGTGGTGACCGGCAGTCAGCTGCCGTTACCGCTGGAGATAGAGTTTATTCATCTGCCCGATAAGCTGCGCAGACGATTTGGGGCGCTGATTTTATTGTTTGATGAAGCAGAAGAAGAGCTGGAAGGGCAGTTGCGTTTCAACGCGCGCCATTGA
- the tldD gene encoding metalloprotease TldD gives MSLNLVSEHLLAANGLSHQDLFSILGQLTERRLDYGDLYFQSSYHESWVLEDSIIKDGSYNIDQGVGVRAISGEKTGFAYADQISLAALEQSAQAARTIVRDAGDGRVKTLGEVQHAALYTSIDPLQSMSREEKLDILRRVDKVARAADKRVQEVSASLSGVYELILVAATDGTLAADVRPLVRLSISVQVEEDGKRERGSSGGGGRFGYDWFLGDVDGEARADAWAKEAVRMAMVNLSAVAAPAGTFPVVLGAGWPGVLLHEAVGHGLEGDFNRRGTSVFSGQIGQLVSSELCTVVDDGTMVDRRGSISIDDEGTPGQYNVLIENGVLKGYMQDKLNARLMGVAPTGNGRRESYAHLPMPRMTNTYMLPGQSTPQEIIESVDYGIFAPNFGGGQVDITSGKFVFSTSEAYLIEKGKVTKAVKGATLIGSGIEAMQQISMVGNDLKLDNGVGVCGKEGQSLPVGVGQPTLKVDNLTVGGTA, from the coding sequence ATGAGTCTGAACCTGGTAAGTGAACATTTGCTCGCAGCGAACGGCCTGAGCCATCAGGACCTGTTCTCCATTCTTGGTCAACTGACCGAACGCCGTCTCGACTACGGCGATCTCTATTTCCAGTCGAGCTATCACGAATCCTGGGTTTTAGAAGACAGCATCATCAAAGATGGTTCTTACAACATTGACCAGGGCGTTGGCGTGCGCGCCATCAGCGGCGAGAAAACCGGTTTTGCCTATGCGGACCAGATAAGCCTGGCTGCGCTGGAGCAGAGCGCGCAGGCAGCACGTACCATCGTGCGTGACGCTGGCGATGGCCGTGTTAAAACGCTGGGTGAGGTGCAGCATGCTGCGCTCTACACCAGCATCGACCCGCTGCAGAGCATGAGCCGTGAAGAGAAGCTGGATATCCTGCGCCGCGTGGACAAAGTGGCCCGTGCTGCCGATAAACGCGTGCAGGAAGTGTCTGCCAGCCTGAGCGGTGTCTATGAACTGATTCTGGTCGCGGCGACGGACGGCACCCTGGCGGCGGATGTCCGTCCGCTGGTGCGTCTCTCGATCAGCGTGCAGGTGGAAGAGGACGGCAAGCGCGAGCGTGGCTCAAGCGGCGGCGGTGGTCGTTTTGGTTATGACTGGTTCCTGGGTGACGTCGACGGTGAAGCCCGTGCGGACGCGTGGGCAAAAGAAGCCGTGCGTATGGCGATGGTCAATCTTTCTGCCGTGGCGGCACCTGCGGGGACATTCCCGGTGGTACTGGGCGCTGGCTGGCCGGGCGTGCTGCTGCATGAAGCCGTGGGGCATGGTCTGGAAGGGGACTTTAACCGCCGCGGCACCTCCGTATTTAGCGGTCAGATAGGGCAGCTTGTCTCCTCTGAACTGTGCACGGTGGTGGATGACGGTACCATGGTTGATCGCCGTGGCTCTATCTCCATCGATGATGAAGGTACGCCGGGTCAGTACAACGTGCTGATCGAAAACGGTGTGCTGAAAGGCTACATGCAGGACAAACTGAACGCGCGCCTGATGGGCGTGGCGCCAACGGGTAACGGCCGTCGTGAATCTTATGCACATCTGCCGATGCCGCGTATGACCAACACCTACATGCTGCCAGGCCAGTCCACGCCGCAGGAGATCATTGAGTCTGTTGATTACGGGATCTTCGCCCCAAACTTTGGCGGTGGTCAGGTGGACATCACCTCCGGTAAATTCGTCTTCTCTACGTCAGAAGCGTATCTGATCGAAAAAGGCAAAGTGACCAAAGCGGTGAAAGGCGCGACGCTGATTGGTTCCGGTATCGAAGCCATGCAGCAGATCTCCATGGTCGGTAACGATCTCAAGCTGGACAACGGCGTGGGCGTCTGCGGTAAAGAGGGCCAGAGCCTGCCAGTGGGCGTGGGCCAGCCGACACTGAAGGTCGATAACCTCACGGTGGGCGGCACGGCGTAA
- the aaeB gene encoding p-hydroxybenzoic acid efflux pump subunit AaeB codes for MGIFTIASQHIRFAVKLASAIVLALFVGFHFQLETPRWAVLTAAIVAAGPAFAAGGEPYSGAIRYRGMLRIIGTFIGCIAALTIIILMIRTPLLMVLVCCIWAGFCTWLSSLVKVENSYAWGLAGYTALIIVITIQTEPLLAPQFAVERCSEIVIGIVCAIVADLLFSPRSIKQEVDRELDALIVSQYQLMQLCIKHGDSEEVDKAWSGLVRRTQALEGMRSNLNMESSRWARANRRLKAINTVSLTLITQACETYLIQNTRPESVTDTFRELFAEPVETVQDVHKQLKRMRRVIAWTGERDTPVTIYTWVGAATRYLLLKRGVIGNTKISAAEEEVLQGEVVIKAESAERHHAMVNFWRTTLACMLGTLFWLWTGWTSGSGAMVMIAVVTALAMRLPNPRMVAIDFLYGTIAALPLGALYFLVILPSTQQSMLLLCISLAVMAFFIGIEVQKRRLGSLGALASTINILVLDNPMTFHFSQFLDSALGQLVGCFLAMMVILLVRDNSQARTGRVLLNQFVSAAVSSMTTNTARRKENHLPALYQQLFLLLNKFPGDIARFRLALTMIIAHQRLRNAPVPINDDLSAFHRQLRRTADHVLSASSDDKRRRYFKQLLEELDVYQEKLRVWEAPPQVTEPVARLVFMLHRYQNVLTDN; via the coding sequence ATGGGGATCTTTACTATCGCCAGCCAGCACATTCGCTTCGCCGTGAAGCTGGCGAGTGCCATTGTGCTGGCGCTGTTTGTCGGCTTTCACTTCCAGCTGGAAACCCCCCGCTGGGCGGTGTTAACGGCGGCGATTGTCGCGGCTGGCCCGGCATTCGCGGCAGGTGGGGAGCCTTACTCCGGGGCGATCCGCTATCGCGGGATGCTGCGTATCATCGGGACGTTTATCGGCTGTATCGCCGCGCTCACCATTATCATTTTGATGATCCGCACGCCACTGTTGATGGTATTGGTGTGCTGTATCTGGGCGGGCTTCTGCACCTGGCTCTCCTCTCTGGTGAAGGTCGAAAACTCTTACGCCTGGGGGCTGGCGGGTTATACCGCACTGATTATTGTCATCACCATTCAAACCGAACCGCTGCTCGCGCCGCAGTTTGCCGTGGAACGCTGCAGTGAGATCGTGATTGGTATCGTCTGCGCAATTGTTGCTGACCTGCTTTTCTCCCCTCGCTCCATCAAACAGGAGGTGGATCGCGAACTGGATGCGCTGATCGTCTCCCAGTATCAGCTGATGCAGCTCTGCATCAAGCACGGTGACAGCGAAGAGGTGGACAAAGCCTGGAGTGGACTGGTTCGCCGCACGCAGGCGCTGGAAGGGATGCGCAGTAACCTTAATATGGAGTCCTCGCGCTGGGCGCGCGCCAACCGTCGTCTTAAAGCGATCAATACCGTCTCCTTAACGCTGATTACCCAGGCGTGCGAAACCTACCTTATTCAGAACACCCGCCCGGAATCGGTTACCGATACCTTTCGCGAACTGTTTGCCGAGCCGGTGGAAACGGTGCAGGACGTACATAAGCAGCTCAAACGCATGCGGCGGGTCATTGCCTGGACCGGAGAGCGCGACACACCGGTGACCATTTATACGTGGGTTGGCGCCGCGACGCGCTACCTGCTGCTGAAACGGGGCGTGATCGGCAATACGAAAATCAGCGCGGCGGAAGAGGAAGTCCTGCAGGGCGAAGTGGTGATCAAGGCGGAATCGGCTGAGCGCCACCACGCGATGGTCAACTTCTGGCGTACCACGCTTGCCTGTATGCTCGGCACGCTGTTCTGGCTGTGGACTGGCTGGACCTCCGGCAGCGGCGCGATGGTCATGATTGCCGTCGTCACGGCGCTGGCAATGCGTCTGCCCAACCCGCGTATGGTCGCTATCGATTTCCTGTACGGCACGATTGCCGCGTTACCGCTTGGCGCGCTCTATTTCCTGGTGATCCTCCCGTCCACGCAGCAGAGCATGTTGCTGCTCTGTATCAGTCTTGCGGTGATGGCATTCTTTATCGGGATAGAAGTGCAGAAGCGCCGTCTGGGATCGCTCGGTGCCCTCGCCAGTACTATTAACATTCTGGTGCTGGATAACCCCATGACGTTCCATTTCAGCCAGTTCCTCGACAGCGCCCTGGGTCAGCTGGTGGGCTGTTTCCTGGCGATGATGGTGATTCTGCTGGTGCGCGACAATTCGCAGGCGCGAACAGGTCGCGTGCTGTTGAACCAGTTCGTTTCGGCGGCGGTCTCTTCCATGACCACCAACACTGCGCGCCGTAAAGAGAACCATCTGCCTGCGCTCTATCAGCAGCTGTTTTTACTGTTAAATAAGTTCCCTGGCGACATTGCCCGCTTTCGTCTGGCGTTAACCATGATCATTGCGCATCAGCGTCTGCGTAACGCACCGGTGCCCATCAACGACGATCTGTCGGCATTCCACCGCCAGTTGCGCCGTACCGCGGACCATGTGCTTTCCGCCTCCAGTGATGACAAACGACGCCGTTACTTTAAGCAGTTGCTGGAAGAGTTGGATGTCTACCAGGAGAAGCTCAGGGTCTGGGAAGCACCTCCTCAGGTGACCGAGCCGGTAGCGCGGCTGGTGTTTATGCTGCACCGCTACCAGAATGTCCTGACGGATAACTGA
- the aaeX gene encoding p-hydroxybenzoic acid efflux pump operon protein AaeX, producing the protein MSLFPVIVVFGLSFPPIFFELLLSLAIFWLVRKVLVPTGIYDFVWHPALFNTALYCCLFYLISRMFV; encoded by the coding sequence ATGAGTCTGTTTCCCGTTATCGTGGTGTTCGGTCTGTCGTTCCCACCGATATTTTTCGAGCTTCTTTTATCACTGGCGATCTTCTGGCTGGTGCGCAAGGTGCTGGTTCCTACCGGGATCTACGATTTCGTCTGGCACCCTGCATTGTTCAATACCGCGCTGTATTGCTGCCTGTTCTACCTGATATCGCGCATGTTTGTCTGA
- the aaeR gene encoding HTH-type transcriptional activator AaeR, whose protein sequence is MERLKRMSVFAKVVELGSFTAAARQLQMSVSSISQTVSKLEDELQVKLLNRSTRSIGLTEAGKIYYQGCRRMMHEVQDVHEQLYAFNNTPIGTLRIGCSSTMAQNVLAAMTAEMLKEYPGLTVNLVTGIPAPDLIADGLDVVIRVGALQDSSLFSRRLGSMPMVVCASKSYLAQYGVPEKPADLANHSWLEYSVRPDNEFELIAPEGISTRLLPEGRFVTNDPMTISRWLVAGAGIAYVPLMWVINEINSGVLEILFPRYQSDPRPVYALYTEKDKLPLKVQVCINYLTEYFVEVAELFQGMRGRRKE, encoded by the coding sequence ATGGAACGTTTAAAACGCATGTCGGTCTTCGCCAAAGTGGTTGAACTTGGCTCATTTACTGCTGCTGCCCGGCAGTTGCAGATGAGCGTCTCCTCCATCAGTCAGACGGTGTCAAAACTGGAAGATGAACTGCAGGTGAAGCTGCTCAACCGCAGCACCCGCAGTATTGGTCTGACGGAGGCGGGTAAAATTTACTATCAGGGCTGTCGCCGCATGATGCATGAAGTGCAGGATGTTCACGAGCAGCTCTATGCCTTTAACAACACGCCCATCGGGACACTGCGGATTGGCTGTTCTTCAACTATGGCACAAAATGTTCTCGCCGCCATGACCGCAGAGATGCTGAAAGAATATCCGGGATTAACCGTGAATCTGGTTACCGGTATTCCCGCTCCGGACCTGATCGCAGACGGGCTGGATGTGGTGATCCGGGTTGGCGCGCTGCAGGACTCCAGCCTCTTCTCCCGTCGACTCGGGAGTATGCCGATGGTGGTCTGTGCCTCGAAGAGCTATCTGGCGCAGTACGGCGTGCCGGAGAAACCAGCCGATCTCGCCAACCACTCCTGGCTGGAGTACAGCGTCCGCCCCGATAATGAGTTTGAACTGATTGCCCCGGAAGGCATTTCTACCCGACTGCTGCCGGAAGGACGGTTTGTCACCAACGACCCGATGACCATCTCGCGCTGGCTGGTGGCGGGCGCCGGGATCGCTTACGTCCCGTTAATGTGGGTGATCAATGAGATCAACAGCGGAGTGCTGGAGATCCTGTTCCCTCGCTACCAGTCCGATCCGCGTCCGGTGTATGCCCTGTATACCGAAAAAGACAAACTGCCGCTTAAGGTGCAGGTGTGCATTAACTATCTGACCGAGTATTTTGTGGAGGTTGCGGAACTGTTTCAGGGCATGCGGGGAAGAAGGAAAGAGTAG